From Granulicella sp. WH15, the proteins below share one genomic window:
- a CDS encoding helix-turn-helix transcriptional regulator yields the protein MARLLEGFGANLKLARLRRKYSSETVAQRAGITRRTLSKVEQGDPGVALGVYARVMQVLRLENDFAQLAVDDVLGRKLQDAGLTPKRRAPKRTSTKLAEEKPAENEPRNA from the coding sequence ATGGCGCGCCTGCTTGAAGGCTTCGGCGCGAACCTCAAGCTTGCCCGGCTGCGGCGGAAGTATTCGTCCGAAACCGTCGCTCAGCGCGCCGGCATCACGAGACGAACGCTCTCGAAGGTGGAACAAGGCGATCCAGGTGTCGCGTTGGGTGTCTACGCTCGGGTGATGCAGGTCCTGCGACTGGAAAATGACTTCGCGCAGTTGGCTGTCGATGATGTTCTGGGCCGCAAGTTGCAGGACGCGGGGCTTACTCCGAAACGCCGCGCACCAAAACGGACATCCACTAAATTAGCCGAGGAGAAACCTGCCGAGAACGAACCGAGGAATGCATGA
- a CDS encoding helix-turn-helix transcriptional regulator: protein MNILKLSKLLIEKRGERGVREFAREIGISAATLSRIERGKLPDIETFGKLCSVLKLNPADILEIDDIEAQPAASSPTAVAAVHFKADAHYSLQAAQDLAALILAAQAFAGSKS, encoded by the coding sequence GTGAATATTCTCAAACTCAGCAAGCTGCTGATCGAGAAGCGCGGTGAGCGCGGTGTACGCGAATTTGCACGCGAGATTGGTATCAGCGCCGCAACACTCTCAAGAATTGAACGTGGCAAACTCCCCGATATTGAGACGTTTGGCAAGCTGTGTTCCGTGCTAAAACTGAATCCCGCCGATATCCTCGAAATCGACGATATCGAGGCCCAACCAGCCGCTAGTTCGCCAACGGCGGTCGCAGCAGTTCATTTCAAGGCAGACGCCCATTACAGCCTTCAGGCTGCACAGGATCTTGCCGCCCTGATTCTGGCAGCGCAGGCGTTCGCAGGCTCGAAAAGCTAA
- a CDS encoding ArdC-like ssDNA-binding domain-containing protein — protein sequence MNIIAKNEAIDTHNQPKTAREVIAENVQLLIEQLEAGHSEALTDYLNAMSRFHHYSLGNILEIARQRPDATRVAGFWTWKNLGRSVKKGEKGIRILAPIIGVRKKKDEEGSRDITKQNSAVLCGFRSTYVFDVSQTDGVDLPSMREISGDPGENSARLAAFVCSRGITLVYSPNIAPALGMSYGGRIAILPGQSKAEEFSTLVHETAHELLHKAERRTATTKTVRETEAEAVAFVVGKAIGLVTGTASADYISLYHGNASLLAESLEVIQKTAAVILAALEPTIEEKNDAAATDELAEVAA from the coding sequence ATGAACATCATCGCCAAGAACGAAGCCATCGACACCCACAATCAACCCAAGACCGCCCGTGAAGTTATTGCGGAGAATGTACAGCTTCTCATCGAGCAGCTAGAGGCCGGGCATTCGGAAGCCCTCACCGACTACCTCAATGCGATGAGCCGGTTTCATCACTATTCACTTGGCAACATCCTCGAAATCGCGCGCCAGCGACCGGACGCGACTCGCGTTGCAGGCTTTTGGACATGGAAGAACTTAGGTCGTTCGGTGAAGAAGGGCGAAAAAGGCATCCGCATCCTTGCGCCCATCATCGGCGTTCGCAAGAAAAAGGACGAAGAAGGCAGTAGAGATATCACCAAGCAGAACAGCGCTGTTCTGTGTGGCTTTCGTTCGACGTACGTTTTCGATGTCTCGCAGACGGACGGAGTAGACCTGCCATCCATGCGCGAGATCTCCGGCGATCCCGGCGAGAACTCGGCACGTCTGGCCGCATTTGTTTGCTCTCGCGGCATCACCCTTGTCTATAGCCCCAATATCGCGCCCGCACTTGGCATGAGCTACGGCGGACGTATCGCGATCCTCCCCGGACAATCGAAGGCGGAAGAGTTTTCGACGCTGGTGCATGAGACGGCACACGAACTCTTGCACAAGGCTGAGCGCAGGACAGCCACCACCAAGACCGTGCGCGAGACAGAGGCTGAGGCCGTCGCCTTTGTGGTGGGCAAGGCCATTGGGTTGGTTACGGGTACAGCATCCGCCGATTACATAAGCCTGTATCACGGCAACGCTTCACTGCTGGCGGAATCGCTGGAAGTGATCCAGAAGACAGCGGCAGTCATCCTTGCTGCGCTGGAGCCGACCATAGAAGAGAAGAACGACGCTGCCGCCACCGATGAACTCGCGGAGGTGGCGGCATGA
- a CDS encoding Ig-like domain repeat protein, producing the protein MLRIVVAAAIFVVAPAFAFAQSPISTRANNLVLMPDHVPEYVTSAQDQGPTADNTPIPNAAILLARSPEQDAALQILLQEQMDKTSLNFHRWLTPEEFASRFGASETAIEIVSGWLHANGFSPTVSRSKMYVSVSGNAAQFATLFHTTFHTFALHGQSVYSVTINPSVPVEVAPFIRSINGLTQHPDMAKAATPHRLSIRPDGTSSSGAHYITPADFAVIYDLNPVYKAGYSGAGQSIAIVGRSRVSNSDVQNFALATNLTLSNPQVVLPPGSIDPGETNNGDQNEATLDVTRASSVAPGASISLVISSAASGGYELAMQYVIDNQAASIMSVSFGTCEASAGGPSTDFYNALLTQGAVQGITTFISAGDGGVDACEGPDSVPSTTQIASINHLCASPNVICVGGTQLNDTANPSQYWNAANGAGHESAIGYIPEGSFNEPINLGTGATQIFAGSGGISTFIPAPSWQTGIPISSGGFRMVPDISFSSSGHDGYFICLTYLGYPCVANSQGVTELYTIAGTSAAAPSMAGIQALLNQQENAKLGNINPTLYSLAANPANGVFHDVTISSSEVTNCTVGTPSLCNNSTPSSTSLQGGEPGYIVGTGYDLATGWGSMDIYKLFQSWGNISKLAVATVDLTLSQTLVSAGQNVILTASMESASPVPTGTIQFMVDGQTIGGPIPLNSTGASLTYLVIGTAQINKVQAVYSGDSTYAAAVSGTMQFVITPLGSPGFNVTATPIQIGAPGDSGTSSVTISSTNGFSGTVTLGCITEPGLSLGSCVFSPASFTLGATPVQSALKLTSVAPSLRPAGAAQASATKPRDPLLDELPQGLALSLLGFLFIPRRRFTDLRKQIAPLALISILGAFLVACGHTETTITVVSALNPGTTQVPISFQAIVAGSPGGAAPTGSVQFLSNGLTIGAPVSLTNGAATYSQTFTTGGTYAISAQYLGDSSNRASLSSAINEFISYKNTGTAPGTYSLLVQATSGMSSQTVPVTVTVQ; encoded by the coding sequence TTGCTTCGCATAGTGGTCGCTGCAGCCATTTTCGTAGTAGCGCCTGCCTTCGCATTCGCGCAATCGCCGATCAGCACCAGGGCTAATAACTTGGTACTGATGCCGGATCACGTACCGGAATATGTCACAAGTGCACAGGATCAAGGTCCTACAGCAGACAACACTCCTATACCAAACGCAGCGATATTGCTTGCCCGTTCTCCGGAACAAGATGCGGCGCTTCAGATTCTGTTGCAGGAACAGATGGACAAGACCTCTCTTAACTTTCATCGCTGGCTGACTCCTGAAGAGTTTGCGAGTCGATTCGGCGCATCGGAAACGGCTATCGAAATTGTTTCCGGGTGGCTCCACGCCAACGGATTCTCACCAACGGTCTCCCGCAGCAAGATGTACGTTTCCGTCTCCGGGAATGCCGCGCAATTCGCGACGCTATTTCACACCACCTTTCATACGTTCGCTCTGCACGGGCAGAGCGTCTATTCGGTGACCATTAATCCCAGCGTCCCCGTCGAGGTTGCCCCATTTATACGGTCTATCAACGGATTGACGCAGCATCCGGACATGGCGAAAGCGGCAACTCCGCATCGGCTTTCTATTCGTCCTGACGGCACGAGTTCGAGCGGCGCACACTACATTACGCCGGCTGACTTCGCGGTTATCTATGATCTCAATCCGGTCTACAAGGCCGGATATTCCGGTGCCGGCCAAAGCATCGCGATCGTTGGCCGCTCCCGTGTCTCCAACTCTGACGTCCAGAACTTTGCTCTGGCCACGAATCTGACTCTCTCTAATCCTCAGGTGGTACTTCCGCCTGGCAGCATTGATCCCGGCGAGACAAATAACGGCGATCAAAATGAAGCAACGCTCGATGTTACCCGTGCGAGTAGCGTTGCCCCAGGGGCGTCGATCTCCCTCGTTATCAGCTCGGCGGCAAGTGGCGGCTATGAGTTGGCTATGCAATATGTCATCGACAATCAAGCCGCTTCAATCATGTCAGTAAGTTTTGGAACCTGTGAAGCCAGCGCAGGGGGCCCCAGCACAGATTTCTACAACGCCCTTCTTACACAGGGCGCAGTGCAAGGCATCACCACATTCATCAGCGCCGGCGACGGGGGTGTCGATGCGTGCGAAGGACCTGATTCAGTTCCAAGCACGACCCAAATTGCAAGCATCAATCATCTCTGCGCCAGTCCGAATGTGATCTGTGTCGGAGGGACGCAGCTTAATGATACGGCCAATCCCTCACAGTACTGGAACGCAGCTAATGGAGCGGGACACGAGTCGGCAATTGGATACATCCCGGAAGGCTCATTCAACGAGCCGATCAATTTAGGAACGGGGGCGACCCAAATCTTTGCGGGTAGCGGCGGAATCAGTACATTTATTCCGGCGCCAAGCTGGCAGACGGGCATTCCGATTAGTAGCGGTGGTTTCCGTATGGTTCCGGACATATCCTTCTCCTCTTCCGGACACGATGGTTACTTCATTTGCCTCACCTATCTGGGATACCCCTGCGTTGCAAACTCCCAGGGAGTGACGGAGCTTTACACGATTGCAGGAACGTCGGCCGCCGCCCCCTCGATGGCCGGGATTCAGGCGCTGCTCAACCAGCAAGAAAACGCAAAACTGGGAAATATCAATCCGACTCTCTACAGCCTTGCGGCGAACCCGGCGAACGGCGTATTTCATGACGTCACGATCAGCTCAAGCGAAGTGACCAACTGCACCGTAGGCACCCCCTCTTTGTGCAATAACTCAACGCCTTCTTCCACGTCGCTGCAAGGAGGCGAACCGGGATATATCGTAGGAACCGGATATGACCTTGCTACCGGCTGGGGCTCGATGGATATCTATAAGCTATTTCAGAGTTGGGGCAACATCTCGAAGCTCGCGGTTGCGACGGTCGACCTGACTCTTTCACAGACACTTGTTTCGGCTGGCCAGAACGTCATCTTGACGGCCTCTATGGAGTCCGCGAGTCCCGTTCCCACGGGTACGATTCAGTTCATGGTCGACGGCCAAACAATTGGAGGACCGATTCCGCTCAACTCGACAGGCGCATCGCTGACGTATCTGGTGATCGGAACGGCACAAATCAATAAGGTTCAAGCGGTATATTCCGGGGACAGCACGTATGCAGCGGCAGTCTCCGGGACCATGCAGTTTGTGATCACTCCCCTTGGATCTCCTGGCTTCAACGTGACAGCAACTCCCATCCAGATCGGCGCTCCAGGGGATTCCGGAACATCATCCGTCACAATCTCATCCACGAATGGCTTCAGTGGCACGGTCACTTTAGGCTGCATTACCGAACCGGGACTGTCCCTTGGTTCCTGCGTGTTCAGCCCAGCGTCGTTCACTTTGGGTGCTACGCCGGTTCAGTCGGCGCTCAAGCTCACCTCAGTTGCGCCATCTTTACGTCCGGCAGGCGCGGCCCAGGCGTCGGCCACGAAACCTCGCGATCCCTTGCTCGACGAACTTCCACAAGGGCTTGCACTGAGCTTGCTCGGTTTTCTGTTTATTCCTCGCAGAAGGTTCACAGACCTTCGTAAGCAAATTGCGCCGTTGGCTTTAATCTCGATTCTCGGCGCTTTCCTGGTTGCCTGCGGACATACCGAAACGACAATTACCGTCGTCTCGGCACTCAATCCCGGGACAACACAGGTGCCGATCAGCTTCCAAGCCATCGTCGCAGGTTCGCCGGGAGGCGCTGCTCCGACTGGCTCCGTGCAATTTCTCTCGAACGGTCTAACGATCGGCGCGCCCGTCAGCCTGACGAACGGCGCGGCAACTTACTCGCAAACATTCACCACAGGCGGGACCTATGCAATCTCCGCTCAGTATCTTGGCGACTCCTCCAACCGGGCTTCCCTTTCTTCCGCGATCAACGAATTTATTTCTTACAAAAATACTGGAACCGCGCCTGGCACCTATTCGCTCTTGGTACAAGCCACGAGCGGTATGTCGTCGCAAACAGTTCCAGTGACCGTTACGGTGCAATGA
- a CDS encoding helix-turn-helix transcriptional regulator translates to MTSATELSSLLADLYGAQLEPERWNRFLDRLCHLTSSSCGYVMGAYQEKGNVILAGGGQSHDAEFFRLYSEQYGSSDPFRPGLAKLPALGVNHGTELVDHAAVRKTEFYNDLLSEYDMEYMTLLLCNFSDAQTEGLSLWRSKNHPSMTKESEQLLEMLVPHLKIVLALRSKITSIRSVSLFSEAVMEAMSVAALLVDGKGRVHQMNRRAERCVAEGNGLQFSHGRLQAGDPQEQAQFQKLLQGVTSKLCANALPGGAMRVTRTDASPLHVSVVPPPKDNAFGDRDRYAVVFVYDENVPQGNRSMIMRQLYQLTPMEARMADLLCSGVTINEASELLRLTTETARFQVKRILSKTGVRRQAELVRLMLSLPTSPEMPRLL, encoded by the coding sequence ATGACCTCGGCCACAGAGTTGTCCTCGCTATTGGCGGACCTGTACGGCGCGCAACTGGAGCCTGAAAGGTGGAACCGGTTCCTCGACAGACTTTGCCATCTGACTAGCAGTTCCTGCGGCTATGTCATGGGGGCATATCAGGAGAAGGGCAATGTCATCCTTGCGGGCGGGGGACAAAGCCATGATGCCGAGTTCTTTCGGCTATATAGCGAGCAATACGGATCGTCTGATCCGTTCCGGCCAGGACTCGCGAAGCTTCCAGCGTTGGGCGTGAATCATGGCACAGAGCTGGTCGATCACGCAGCCGTACGAAAGACGGAATTCTACAACGACCTCTTGTCGGAGTACGACATGGAGTACATGACCCTGTTGCTCTGTAACTTCAGCGACGCACAAACGGAAGGTTTATCGCTATGGAGAAGCAAAAACCATCCATCTATGACAAAGGAATCTGAGCAGTTGCTGGAGATGCTGGTGCCTCACCTGAAGATAGTCCTGGCGCTTCGCAGCAAAATTACCTCAATCCGATCTGTCAGTCTCTTTTCTGAAGCCGTCATGGAAGCCATGTCCGTTGCAGCGCTTCTCGTAGATGGAAAGGGACGTGTCCATCAAATGAATCGGCGAGCAGAGAGGTGCGTTGCCGAGGGAAACGGATTACAGTTTTCGCATGGTCGCCTTCAGGCGGGCGATCCTCAGGAGCAGGCACAATTCCAGAAGCTTTTGCAGGGCGTTACCTCGAAGCTTTGTGCTAACGCCCTGCCAGGTGGAGCGATGCGCGTGACTCGAACAGATGCCAGCCCTCTGCACGTAAGCGTCGTCCCGCCTCCCAAAGACAATGCTTTCGGCGACCGTGATCGATACGCTGTGGTGTTTGTATACGACGAAAACGTGCCGCAGGGAAATCGAAGCATGATAATGAGGCAGCTTTACCAGCTAACTCCAATGGAGGCGAGGATGGCAGACTTGCTCTGTTCCGGCGTCACCATCAACGAGGCCTCCGAGCTTCTTCGGCTCACCACTGAGACGGCTCGTTTCCAGGTCAAGCGGATTCTAAGCAAAACAGGCGTGCGTCGCCAAGCGGAGTTGGTGAGGCTCATGCTCTCTCTCCCCACGAGTCCAGAAATGCCGCGCCTGCTTTAG
- a CDS encoding helix-turn-helix domain-containing protein: MIKTSNKSDQADHFQDWITQAEAARIRDVSPQGISDLIRRGRLQTLLIGGKTFVRRSEVEAFKPTTGGRPRKKPVAKKAAAKKTAAPKTKAD, encoded by the coding sequence TTGATAAAAACAAGTAATAAATCCGATCAGGCCGATCATTTTCAGGACTGGATTACGCAAGCAGAAGCAGCCCGGATTCGGGACGTTTCTCCGCAAGGCATATCCGACCTCATCAGACGAGGACGGCTGCAAACCCTGCTTATCGGCGGGAAGACTTTTGTGCGCCGCTCAGAGGTGGAGGCTTTCAAGCCGACCACTGGCGGCAGACCACGGAAAAAACCAGTGGCGAAGAAAGCTGCAGCTAAGAAAACTGCCGCACCAAAGACAAAAGCGGATTGA
- a CDS encoding HipA domain-containing protein has protein sequence MTRFDTVQVYVDLERFGQPALMGELHCQQSRSGEIFSFNYDEAWLTGPETFAFDPDLALVAGHQYPASDRANFGIFLDSSPDRWGRVLMQRRENSRARQEQRRARTLTEWDFLLGVHDETRLGALRFRVPPDGAFIDSDEHLAAPPITSLRELQAASLQFEQHINEEEHPEYERWLTQLFAPGTSLGGARPKASVRDEKGTLCIAKFPSRQDTRDIGGWELVAHQLALKAGIIVPEARPLRLQESPYTTFLVKRFDRTAHGGRLAFVSAMTLTQHKDGEPGASYLELIDLLQSRGADTAPDCEQLFRRVLFNILIHNTDDHLRNHGFFIGEQGIRLSPAYDMNPSVDRTELTLAINEVETACDVEIAMAAYKDYGLTTQQADNVLQRVQKAVRSWRSAANKLHIPKAEQDLMAPAFEP, from the coding sequence ATGACTCGTTTCGATACCGTTCAAGTCTATGTCGATCTCGAACGTTTTGGGCAGCCGGCCCTGATGGGAGAGCTTCACTGCCAGCAAAGCCGGTCAGGGGAAATCTTCTCTTTCAACTATGACGAGGCGTGGCTGACCGGTCCAGAGACCTTTGCGTTTGATCCGGATCTTGCCCTTGTGGCAGGCCATCAATACCCAGCGTCCGACAGGGCGAACTTCGGCATTTTTCTGGATTCGTCTCCCGATCGATGGGGACGCGTGCTAATGCAGCGCCGTGAAAATTCACGCGCACGGCAAGAACAGCGAAGGGCACGCACCTTAACAGAATGGGATTTTCTGTTGGGCGTGCATGATGAGACCCGGCTAGGAGCGTTACGCTTCCGTGTGCCACCTGATGGCGCGTTCATCGATAGCGATGAGCATCTGGCCGCTCCTCCGATCACTTCGCTCCGGGAACTGCAAGCTGCCAGCCTCCAATTTGAACAGCACATCAACGAGGAAGAACATCCTGAGTATGAGAGATGGCTCACTCAGCTCTTTGCTCCTGGAACTTCGCTGGGTGGTGCGCGACCGAAAGCCTCGGTGCGAGATGAGAAGGGCACGCTATGTATCGCTAAATTTCCAAGCCGGCAGGACACACGTGACATCGGAGGCTGGGAGTTGGTGGCGCACCAACTTGCTCTGAAAGCGGGCATTATTGTTCCTGAAGCACGGCCGCTTCGACTTCAGGAAAGCCCCTACACAACTTTTCTAGTAAAGAGATTTGATCGCACTGCGCACGGGGGACGACTCGCCTTTGTCTCTGCCATGACGCTCACACAGCATAAAGACGGCGAGCCTGGTGCAAGCTATCTGGAGCTTATTGATCTCCTGCAGTCAAGAGGCGCCGACACAGCACCCGATTGTGAACAACTCTTTCGCCGAGTTCTCTTCAATATCCTGATTCACAATACAGACGATCATCTGCGCAATCATGGCTTTTTCATCGGTGAGCAGGGTATCCGGCTTTCCCCTGCCTACGACATGAACCCGTCGGTCGACCGCACGGAATTGACTTTGGCGATCAATGAAGTCGAAACAGCTTGTGATGTCGAGATTGCGATGGCCGCCTATAAAGATTACGGCCTGACGACTCAACAGGCTGACAACGTGTTGCAGCGAGTTCAAAAGGCAGTCCGTAGCTGGCGTAGTGCAGCAAACAAATTGCACATTCCAAAAGCGGAGCAAGATCTGATGGCACCAGCCTTTGAACCTTAA
- a CDS encoding Fic family protein, translated as MSWNWQQSDWPDFRWNEKTFAKAEAAFLRGAGVLIGSAKHLDEDARQQLVVDAMSVEALTTSEIEGEMLNRASVQSSIQRQLGFLSDRRKVQPAEQGISELMVDLYRGVDGALTENQLFAWHRMVVSGRTDLRDIGRYRTSDEPMQVVSGASYAPKVHFEAPPSTRVRKEMKRFLDWFNGTAPGMASALPPLTRAGIAHLYFESVHPFEDGNGRIGRVVAEKALVQGFGQPIIVALARSILAHHADYYRALEEANKTNDVTTWLRWFSAIALEAQYRTFAEIDFVIHKTKLLDQVRGRINARQEKVLLRMFREGPEGFEGGMSAKKYSIIAETAPATTTRDLAGLVGAGALIRSGELKHTRYALNIPVSNIPDISIDENGKLTFLI; from the coding sequence ATGTCTTGGAACTGGCAACAGTCTGATTGGCCTGATTTTCGGTGGAACGAGAAGACCTTCGCGAAGGCAGAAGCGGCATTCCTGCGGGGCGCTGGAGTGTTGATTGGGTCGGCAAAGCATCTTGATGAGGATGCTCGGCAGCAACTTGTCGTAGATGCAATGAGTGTTGAAGCACTGACAACCTCTGAAATCGAAGGTGAGATGTTGAATCGAGCGAGCGTCCAGTCTTCGATCCAACGACAACTCGGTTTTCTCTCTGACCGGCGAAAAGTTCAACCAGCCGAACAGGGCATTTCAGAGCTGATGGTTGATCTTTATCGAGGCGTGGACGGAGCCCTAACAGAGAATCAGCTTTTCGCTTGGCACCGGATGGTGGTTTCCGGACGCACAGACCTTCGCGATATCGGTCGTTATCGCACGAGTGATGAGCCAATGCAGGTGGTGTCCGGAGCCAGCTATGCGCCGAAAGTACATTTTGAGGCTCCTCCGTCAACTCGCGTGCGCAAGGAAATGAAGCGATTCCTTGATTGGTTCAACGGAACCGCGCCGGGCATGGCCTCTGCCTTGCCCCCACTGACACGAGCAGGTATTGCCCATCTCTACTTCGAATCAGTTCATCCGTTCGAAGATGGCAATGGACGTATTGGGCGTGTGGTTGCGGAAAAGGCACTCGTCCAGGGTTTCGGGCAGCCCATCATTGTTGCCTTGGCGCGTTCGATCCTGGCGCATCATGCGGACTACTATCGGGCGCTTGAGGAAGCTAACAAGACCAACGATGTCACGACTTGGCTTCGGTGGTTTTCTGCCATAGCACTTGAGGCTCAATACCGAACGTTCGCCGAGATTGACTTTGTCATTCACAAGACGAAGTTGCTGGACCAAGTGAGAGGACGTATCAATGCTCGACAAGAGAAGGTTCTGCTGCGGATGTTCCGAGAAGGGCCGGAAGGGTTTGAGGGTGGCATGAGTGCGAAGAAGTACAGCATCATCGCCGAAACAGCTCCAGCCACGACTACTCGCGATCTGGCCGGGCTGGTGGGCGCTGGCGCTCTCATTCGCTCAGGAGAACTGAAGCATACGCGCTATGCGTTGAACATCCCTGTTTCAAACATCCCTGATATTTCTATCGATGAGAACGGCAAGCTCACTTTCTTGATCTAG
- a CDS encoding helix-turn-helix transcriptional regulator, which translates to MKKPVDRAVLERYEMEHDRCLGVAVREFRTDKGLTHGEVASRAKVSVPWLKKLETNELHTNYSIGRLDRIARALGLEMFDLYKRAGDMAGPPPWLEAKGAQDEK; encoded by the coding sequence ATGAAGAAACCGGTGGATCGAGCTGTTTTAGAACGCTATGAGATGGAGCACGATCGCTGCCTCGGCGTGGCTGTCCGTGAATTCCGTACGGATAAGGGTCTTACGCATGGCGAAGTTGCGAGTAGGGCCAAGGTGTCCGTTCCATGGCTTAAAAAGTTGGAGACAAACGAACTTCACACAAACTACTCGATTGGAAGGCTGGACCGGATTGCTCGTGCCCTGGGGTTGGAAATGTTCGATCTCTATAAGCGCGCCGGGGATATGGCAGGTCCGCCACCTTGGTTGGAAGCAAAGGGAGCCCAAGATGAAAAATAA
- a CDS encoding ImmA/IrrE family metallo-endopeptidase, with protein sequence MFKRGFKTWCEQTAEATRRQRGMQPWEPVRARALAEDLKATIVTPRDLPALPFDVCQRLLSEHEDIWSAITISTRPPLIVYNPAHSEGRQNSDLMHEVAHLLMEHVPGTVYIDPKSRLVLRHFDADQEEQANWLSGCLLLPRATLLRIRQLGWSNEMVCEQYSVSSKMLNYRMHTSGVNIQYARRHA encoded by the coding sequence ATGTTCAAGAGAGGATTCAAAACGTGGTGCGAGCAAACTGCCGAAGCGACACGTCGGCAGCGCGGCATGCAGCCCTGGGAACCTGTGAGAGCTCGCGCATTGGCTGAAGATCTGAAGGCAACTATTGTTACCCCGCGGGATTTGCCAGCGTTGCCATTTGATGTGTGCCAGCGGTTGCTGTCTGAGCATGAAGACATTTGGTCGGCAATTACGATCTCCACCAGACCTCCGTTGATCGTTTACAACCCTGCGCATTCAGAAGGTCGACAGAACAGCGACTTGATGCACGAGGTCGCTCATCTCTTAATGGAGCATGTCCCGGGAACCGTTTATATCGATCCCAAAAGCAGACTTGTCCTGAGACATTTTGATGCGGATCAAGAGGAGCAAGCCAATTGGCTATCAGGCTGCTTGCTTTTGCCGCGAGCGACCCTTCTGCGTATTCGGCAACTAGGTTGGTCTAATGAAATGGTGTGTGAACAATACTCGGTAAGTTCTAAGATGCTGAACTACCGGATGCACACTAGTGGCGTGAATATCCAATATGCACGACGACACGCCTAG
- a CDS encoding acyloxyacyl hydrolase, with product MRIKLPLSVGVVMIGSMLAPNLLAQVPIQYSRLNSFSLFSEYSHTSSHIEWGVSRKRQFVNTGVEYARRFNAPHWFNWTPHASVFYEMGVLPAAFLQDQVATDVILNTNVVNATTSPIYNICVPGVFTVPQPGNQGYTFSRSCGTRWTYMGGASPAGFRVNFAPKKKVQPLIDSHLGFLVSNRDIPVNNSSSFNFTFEFGAGVELFENHNRSLAIEYRLHHLSNAYLGYDNPGVDSQALAVTFRFGRSLN from the coding sequence ATGCGGATCAAGCTCCCTCTTAGCGTCGGTGTCGTGATGATCGGTAGTATGTTGGCACCCAACCTGTTAGCGCAAGTACCGATTCAATACTCGCGCCTCAATTCCTTCTCCTTGTTTTCCGAATACTCGCATACCTCGAGTCATATCGAATGGGGCGTCTCCCGTAAACGGCAGTTCGTGAACACCGGAGTTGAGTACGCACGCCGCTTCAACGCGCCACACTGGTTCAACTGGACGCCTCACGCTAGCGTTTTCTATGAAATGGGTGTCCTACCGGCTGCATTTCTTCAAGATCAGGTAGCCACCGATGTCATCCTCAACACGAACGTTGTCAATGCCACCACCAGTCCGATCTATAACATCTGCGTCCCTGGCGTCTTTACGGTGCCTCAGCCGGGCAATCAGGGGTACACCTTTTCTCGCTCCTGCGGCACTCGATGGACATACATGGGTGGTGCAAGTCCCGCAGGGTTTAGGGTGAACTTTGCGCCCAAAAAGAAAGTTCAGCCTTTGATCGATTCCCATCTCGGCTTCTTAGTGTCCAACAGGGATATTCCCGTCAACAACTCGTCGTCTTTTAACTTTACGTTCGAGTTCGGTGCTGGAGTCGAACTCTTTGAGAACCACAACAGATCGTTAGCAATTGAGTATCGGCTTCATCATCTCTCAAATGCCTATCTGGGTTACGACAATCCCGGGGTCGATAGTCAGGCCCTCGCCGTGACGTTTCGTTTTGGTCGATCGCTCAACTAA